One Zeugodacus cucurbitae isolate PBARC_wt_2022May chromosome 3, idZeuCucr1.2, whole genome shotgun sequence genomic region harbors:
- the LOC105211440 gene encoding uncharacterized protein LOC105211440 isoform X2 — protein sequence MSSHTNKVIYTIFWLIQLTTLCLSNEPVTTAKVSSGFVDDSSLTLEQKKFFCMRNVTYYEEETVQKTREVEIKPSGAFKWFKKSKIEVQSYTDKVKVAHTRLKNDCCDGYAMSADTTCLPVCQPACPANAFCRAPNKCQCRRGYDPVKSALNATHHCVPRCASGCPYGGKCVAIDLCECAPGYRAHAGSCIPTCASDCLNGRCIALNQCSCNAGYAKDSASGECVPLDDCGKVDCIETANNTESSVSGEATTNSVTALYMNESDMTETEVMDSITDENEYASTGNPADNNSSSDGDDEDIVLFPSNAEETNCTLQPCIGDTVCKLDGSCACADGFIRHQPAPVNGVEVGPICMAAIEQDGLTNARVADGGWTGTVFIIVGVAVMMCALTVLVVKLWRHQHGSLNVEGERETFWEKRGVL from the exons ATGTCAAGCCACACTAACAAAGTGATCTATACGATCTTTTGGTTGATCCAACTGACCACGCTCTGTCTGAGTAATGAGCCTGTTACCACCGCGAAGGTCAGCAGCGGTTTCGTGGACGACAGCTCACTTACTTTAGAACAGAAGAAATTCTTTTGCATGCGAAATGTGACCTACTATGAGGAGGAAACCGTACAGAAGACGCGTGAAGTAGAGATTAAACCGTCCGGAGCTTTTAAATGGTTTAAAAAGAGCAAAATAGAGGTGCAGTCTTACACTGATAAGGTAAAGGTGGCGCATACGCGCTTAAAGAACGACTGCTGCGACGGCTATGCGATGTCTGCCGACACAACATGCCTGCCAGTTTGTCAGCCCGCTTGTCCAGCTAACGCATTTTGCCGTGCACCCAATAAGTGCCAGTGCCGACGTGGTTACGACCCTGTCAAGTCGGCGCTGAATGCCACACACCATTGCGTACCGCGCTGTGCGTCCGGTTGCCCCTACGGTGGTAAGTGTGTAGCGATCGATTTATGCGAGTGCGCACCTGGTTATCGCGCCCATGCAGGTAGCTGCATACCCACTTGTGCTTCGGATTGCCTGAATGGACGTTGCATAGCGTTGAACCAGTGTAGTTGCAATGCGGGCTACGCCAAGGACTCGGCGTCCGGCGAATGTGTGCCTTTGGACGACTGTGGCAAGGTAGATTGCATAGAAACAGCTAACAACACTGAGAGCAGCGTGAGCGGTGAAGCCACTACAAATAGCGTAACAGCGCTGTATATGAATGAGTCGGATATGACCGAAACAGAGGTGATGGATAGCATTACCGACGAAAACGAATATGCCAGCACTGGTAATCCAGCAGACAACAACTCAAGTAGTGATGGTGATGATGAAGATATTGTACTCTTTCCCAGCAACGCGGAGGAGACGAATTGTACACTTCAGCCCTGCATCGGTGATACTGTATGCAAACTGGATGGCAGTTGCGCATGCGCTGACGGCTTCATACGCCATCAACCAGCACCAGTGAACGGTGTGGAGGTGGGCCCCATTTGTATGGCAGCCATTGAACAGGATGGGCTCACGAATGCACGTGTCGCTGATGGCGGTTGGACGGGCACCGTCTTTATAATTGTAGGCGTGGCCGTAATGATGTGCGCTTTGACTGTGTTGGTGGTAAAGTTGTGGCGCCACCAGCATGGCTCATTGAATGTGGAAGGTGAGCGGGAAACGTTTTG ggAAAAGCGAGGCGTGTTGTAA
- the LOC105211440 gene encoding uncharacterized protein LOC105211440 isoform X1: protein MSSHTNKVIYTIFWLIQLTTLCLSNEPVTTAKVSSGFVDDSSLTLEQKKFFCMRNVTYYEEETVQKTREVEIKPSGAFKWFKKSKIEVQSYTDKVKVAHTRLKNDCCDGYAMSADTTCLPVCQPACPANAFCRAPNKCQCRRGYDPVKSALNATHHCVPRCASGCPYGGKCVAIDLCECAPGYRAHAGSCIPTCASDCLNGRCIALNQCSCNAGYAKDSASGECVPLDDCGKVDCIETANNTESSVSGEATTNSVTALYMNESDMTETEVMDSITDENEYASTGNPADNNSSSDGDDEDIVLFPSNAEETNCTLQPCIGDTVCKLDGSCACADGFIRHQPAPVNGVEVGPICMAAIEQDGLTNARVADGGWTGTVFIIVGVAVMMCALTVLVVKLWRHQHGSLNVEGKSEACCKYDKNSTSSDSGHVDMC from the exons ATGTCAAGCCACACTAACAAAGTGATCTATACGATCTTTTGGTTGATCCAACTGACCACGCTCTGTCTGAGTAATGAGCCTGTTACCACCGCGAAGGTCAGCAGCGGTTTCGTGGACGACAGCTCACTTACTTTAGAACAGAAGAAATTCTTTTGCATGCGAAATGTGACCTACTATGAGGAGGAAACCGTACAGAAGACGCGTGAAGTAGAGATTAAACCGTCCGGAGCTTTTAAATGGTTTAAAAAGAGCAAAATAGAGGTGCAGTCTTACACTGATAAGGTAAAGGTGGCGCATACGCGCTTAAAGAACGACTGCTGCGACGGCTATGCGATGTCTGCCGACACAACATGCCTGCCAGTTTGTCAGCCCGCTTGTCCAGCTAACGCATTTTGCCGTGCACCCAATAAGTGCCAGTGCCGACGTGGTTACGACCCTGTCAAGTCGGCGCTGAATGCCACACACCATTGCGTACCGCGCTGTGCGTCCGGTTGCCCCTACGGTGGTAAGTGTGTAGCGATCGATTTATGCGAGTGCGCACCTGGTTATCGCGCCCATGCAGGTAGCTGCATACCCACTTGTGCTTCGGATTGCCTGAATGGACGTTGCATAGCGTTGAACCAGTGTAGTTGCAATGCGGGCTACGCCAAGGACTCGGCGTCCGGCGAATGTGTGCCTTTGGACGACTGTGGCAAGGTAGATTGCATAGAAACAGCTAACAACACTGAGAGCAGCGTGAGCGGTGAAGCCACTACAAATAGCGTAACAGCGCTGTATATGAATGAGTCGGATATGACCGAAACAGAGGTGATGGATAGCATTACCGACGAAAACGAATATGCCAGCACTGGTAATCCAGCAGACAACAACTCAAGTAGTGATGGTGATGATGAAGATATTGTACTCTTTCCCAGCAACGCGGAGGAGACGAATTGTACACTTCAGCCCTGCATCGGTGATACTGTATGCAAACTGGATGGCAGTTGCGCATGCGCTGACGGCTTCATACGCCATCAACCAGCACCAGTGAACGGTGTGGAGGTGGGCCCCATTTGTATGGCAGCCATTGAACAGGATGGGCTCACGAATGCACGTGTCGCTGATGGCGGTTGGACGGGCACCGTCTTTATAATTGTAGGCGTGGCCGTAATGATGTGCGCTTTGACTGTGTTGGTGGTAAAGTTGTGGCGCCACCAGCATGGCTCATTGAATGTGGAAG ggAAAAGCGAGGCGTGTTGTAAATATGATAAGAATAGTACGAGCTCAGACAGCGGTCATGTCGACATGTGCTGA